In Acyrthosiphon pisum isolate AL4f unplaced genomic scaffold, pea_aphid_22Mar2018_4r6ur Scaffold_875;HRSCAF=1336, whole genome shotgun sequence, the DNA window GAGGTTGGTAATGGCTGAAATTTTCCAAACTTTAAACCGCAAGGaacaaaatccaaaatacaatGAAAAGGTCTCTTGTCATTTTTCGTTTGGAGCaatatttctggtagaaaacgtcgtccgtaattatttaatattataaaatcgtgaaATCGTACGTTTTTTCTCCTTTAACCACTTTTATTTCGAGTACCGTttcaaaaatcgaaaaatgacctctctaaagtatcaGCTCAAAAACATTACCTTTCAGAAAAGATGCAacactttatatttttgagcAAGCTTAGGGAGAGGAAAAgtgtttacagaataaaaaagaaataaacatcattgtaaagccCGGTCCAGACCAAGAAACATTTGTAGGAAACATATGTTTCTGACAATGTCGtcgacaaatatttatgttaccgcTTAtgaatcagaatctaaaaaaatcattaatcttCTTGTTAGTATTATCTGTTAGTGCTGTAACAAATAAATAGGCCGTCGTATTTCGGTTTTTCAGTTTTTGTTACTGGGGCACGACCATGGATTTAAGATAGTATCGTGGACATGACTGGTACTTGGAGTTTAATTCTAGTGACGTTTTTGTAATCaccaattttctttattttgtgaataaaagGTAAAACAACTAAACGGTAATAGAGGTAACCAGTAACGAAAAGTGCAATGATCGCTACTCGCTAGTCGCTAGTAAAAAGCACGATTTCAGATTACCATTTACgatttagggccgttcttacaatgtccggtaaagtgtcggttaacgctaatcgactgataacagattttattaccggcagaattcggccggttaagttTAACCGGATATTGTAAGAACGGCACTATACTTGACAAAATAGTTATCTAGTTTGTCATGGTATAcagcacgaactactacatgtagtagttcgtggtataccacagatatataatacaatgttattatatatctgtgtggtatacactatacagactGTATCTGTGACCTGTGTTACATGTGTTACCATGTGACGAGTGACGAAGTGACATTCGTGCGGTGGTATCATTGTCTGTTTTCAGTAATCAGAGATAACGCGCGCGGCCACTGGCGACGGGATTCCGAATTACTACCAACACGACGGGCAGAAATTCacccattatatatttatatcgttctagtcgatttatgaatataataataatgaaataataccGAATAATACTGAATGATATGTACAAATTAAAGCTGACCGAGAAAGCGATCGCAAAAGAATCTATTCCGAATAACATGTCTAAAGGTAGCAGGACGGGAGTTGGGCGTCGTATGGTCGTCGTATCGTACCCGTTGCCGTATTAAGTCGTTTGTCTGTCCATGATAAAACAATTCAATTGTTTTATCATGCGGACGTCGTAGTCACGACGGTCATAATACAAAGTTGTTTTTGACAGCAAGTGACAACGGTACGACTTATTAAGTCAGACGCATTTTTTTTAGAAGCCCAAACGAAATGATGCGCAATATACGTCTTATACTCGTAGAATATAACTCTAATATAACGTAGATATTTTACACGACGCCCGCTCGTAGTATCTATTTTCTATTGGTAATCTGTATTATCACGATTCGCGGTGCTCAAATTCCGACCGTAGCAAACGACTATTTTTTCTCAATTATTAATTGTCATTGATAACGGCTCTGTCGTTAGTCGCTGTCCGAGTGAGAGGGTGAGAACTGAGAACTGAGAAGCTTACCGTAGTACGATCTGCTCGTGTCCGTTTGACGTCTCCGAAAATGCGTTAAAGCGAGGACGTAGTTGAAAATTTGAGGAGGAGCAGCTGGAACATCAGGAACAGGAGTTCTTATTTTATTCGACGGTTACGATGGCGGACAGTGATACCGATGATATCCTGTCGGAGGGTTTCCTGGAACCTGGCGAACTATTGGACAGCGACGACAATCAGCCAGCCGACAACAGCACGTCGGCGCGGACCAGCCAGCCGATGGCACAGCTCAACAGACCCAAAGTATGTGCCTCGTTTTATGTTTGCCTCATACATAATTACATACTGATCCTGATGTGTTCCCTATCAGTTGAACAGAAATACGTTCCAAGCAGCCACCGCGTCCAATGCGGATCAGCAGCTCACATCAGACATCACAGACAAACAAGTCCAGTATATTCTAAACAGGTATGTTATGgtagattttttagattttagtaaGTCAAAGTGTGTTTTGCTTTCCAGTCTTGGCATGAACAAAAACAACAAAGACATTCAGCTGAATGCTTTACATTTGCACGGAGTCATGGGAATGACCACCAAAGATATAAtcgattattttgataaatacgaTCCTAAATTTTTGGAATGGGTATCAAATTCTGAATGTTAGTAGATTGTTTGTCCTACCTTGAGCATTTctatacatgttttattttccatcacatttttttgttggtatTTTTAGGTAATGTTGTATGGCTGGATGATCGAATGCCCACTAAGGCGTTATTGGACTTAACTCGACCGATACGCGAGCTAAGACATATTACGTCTGCAGTTAATGATGAATTAAACAATGAACATGGAGCTTTAAATGAAAATCAAAATGATGACCACATGGATCAAGATGACGTAAGagcaaattcatatttaaaaaattgtatttgttattttgtcatGTTTTATGTGATTGTAGGTATTAGTATCAGAAGATTATGTCAGCTGTGTGGGTTACGAGTTGCCTCCAGGTATGTGGCGAAAAGCGATTAAGCCACATGAAAAATCCAAGTGCATATTGATGAGATACAGTACCGTGTATGACAAACAAGATGTAAAGAATAAAAGTGCTGATGTAGAAGACGGAGGTctcactaatataaatattttaaattatttaatatacatgagTATACAAATAagcttataaaatttaa includes these proteins:
- the LOC103311163 gene encoding nuclear cap-binding protein subunit 3-like — its product is MADSDTDDILSEGFLEPGELLDSDDNQPADNSTSARTSQPMAQLNRPKLNRNTFQAATASNADQQLTSDITDKQVQYILNSLGMNKNNKDIQLNALHLHGVMGMTTKDIIDYFDKYDPKFLEWVSNSECNVVWLDDRMPTKALLDLTRPIRELRHITSAVNDELNNEHGALNENQNDDHMDQDDVLVSEDYVSCVGYELPPGMWRKAIKPHEKSKCILMRYSTVYDKQDVKNKSADVEDGDYELFSHESRKRKFIPVINHPDIGDEMLKDDVRWKLAKNPGINTWTAIAKTWSQYDNAMDNAKYKSKVRTPSPPPPTSSSGAASEDDDDDDYNDARYRESKIPRMRMYADDETQATTRKRLNSSSNSRHQVNIANDLRERLNGRLVSAKVAKAIRAAKAHQYLDDESLEVDIEDVNDEEYTDIPFS